In Candidatus Polarisedimenticolaceae bacterium, the following proteins share a genomic window:
- a CDS encoding glycosyltransferase family 39 protein: MGSKRPFVPALIFLAAAVVLVAGVRLRLRTMPLERDEGEYAYFGQLLLHGTAPYAEAYSMKLPGIFVANAAIEGVFGQTPAGIRLGLLAVTLATTAFVFLAGWRLAGAEAGAIAAASSLLMSVSASVLGFAAHATQFVILFAAAGLYVLLEAIEREKAALFALAGLLMGVAITMKQHGAVFAAFGLVWLLVSRARAKAIGSYVAAAIAPLVLVFAWLAVAGVFPRFWFWCVTYAGSYATSDSLAHRLDVLTYQLRATLPLAGFGVLALLGPLFVRGRASLFASLLAVFAAAGVAAGFFFRAHYFVMLIPAVALLVALASQAASRRFHPALGVALALGAASAMIVVERAYLFSLSPVEVSRSVYAGNPFPEAEVAGSWLGGQMRDGERLLVLGSEPEINFYARRRGATGYVYMYGLMEEQPYAERMQRDLIAEAEAAAPAYVALVGASTSWLRGPRSKDDVFTWAKRYLAVSYNRVGVVETGDPPRATFGPDAAQATPRADGSILIFKRR; the protein is encoded by the coding sequence GTGGGCTCCAAGCGACCGTTCGTTCCCGCATTGATCTTCCTCGCGGCCGCCGTCGTGCTGGTCGCCGGCGTGCGCCTTCGCCTCCGCACGATGCCTCTCGAGCGCGACGAGGGGGAGTACGCCTACTTCGGGCAGCTCCTCCTCCACGGCACGGCGCCGTATGCAGAGGCTTACAGCATGAAGCTCCCGGGGATCTTCGTCGCGAACGCGGCGATCGAGGGCGTCTTCGGACAGACGCCGGCCGGGATCCGCCTCGGGCTTCTCGCCGTGACGCTCGCGACGACGGCGTTCGTCTTTCTCGCGGGGTGGCGCCTCGCGGGTGCGGAGGCCGGCGCGATCGCCGCGGCGTCGTCGCTGCTCATGAGCGTGAGCGCTTCGGTCCTCGGATTCGCCGCGCACGCGACGCAGTTCGTCATCCTCTTCGCGGCGGCGGGGCTCTACGTCCTTCTCGAAGCGATCGAGCGCGAGAAGGCGGCGCTGTTCGCGCTCGCCGGTCTCCTCATGGGGGTCGCGATCACGATGAAGCAGCACGGCGCCGTCTTCGCCGCGTTCGGGCTCGTGTGGCTCCTCGTCTCGCGCGCGAGAGCGAAGGCGATCGGATCGTACGTTGCGGCAGCGATAGCGCCCCTGGTCCTCGTCTTCGCCTGGCTCGCGGTCGCCGGCGTCTTCCCGCGCTTCTGGTTCTGGTGCGTCACCTACGCGGGGAGCTACGCCACGTCCGACTCGCTCGCGCACCGGCTCGACGTGCTGACGTACCAGCTTCGCGCGACGCTCCCGCTCGCCGGCTTCGGCGTTCTCGCGCTCCTCGGCCCCCTCTTCGTCCGCGGCCGGGCGTCGCTCTTCGCGTCGCTCCTCGCCGTCTTCGCCGCGGCCGGGGTCGCCGCCGGCTTCTTCTTTCGCGCGCATTACTTCGTCATGTTGATCCCCGCCGTGGCGCTCCTCGTCGCGCTCGCATCGCAGGCGGCGTCGCGGCGATTTCATCCGGCGCTCGGCGTGGCGCTCGCGCTCGGTGCCGCCTCCGCGATGATCGTCGTCGAGCGCGCGTACCTCTTCTCGCTCTCGCCGGTCGAGGTCAGCCGCAGCGTTTACGCAGGGAACCCGTTTCCCGAGGCGGAGGTCGCGGGAAGCTGGCTGGGGGGCCAGATGCGCGACGGCGAGCGCCTGCTCGTGCTCGGCTCCGAGCCGGAGATCAACTTCTACGCGCGCCGCCGCGGGGCGACCGGCTACGTCTACATGTACGGCCTCATGGAGGAGCAGCCGTACGCCGAGCGGATGCAGCGCGACCTGATCGCGGAGGCGGAGGCCGCGGCGCCCGCGTACGTCGCGCTCGTCGGCGCGTCGACCTCGTGGCTCCGCGGCCCGCGCTCGAAGGACGACGTGTTCACGTGGGCGAAGCGGTACCTCGCGGTCTCCTACAACCGCGTCGGCGTCGTCGAGACCGGCGATCCGCCGCGCGCGACGTTCGGTCCCGACGCCGCGCAAGCGACGCCGCGCGCCGACGGCTCGATCCTGATCTTCAAGCGCCGATGA
- a CDS encoding glycosyltransferase family 87 protein produces MKKQSAREAKPLWAWTLLALAALLVIAVRLRLASFPLERDEGEYAWIGSGLLNGIAPYLHAYTMKMPGIDTVYALAMAMGGRSVTAIRVALLLANLLTMGAIVAIGRRLWDDAAGAVAAAAYGVMALSISLMGFAAHATHFVVLFVVAGLLLLLRERWFTAGILFGVAITMKQHGAAFALMPLVLRRNERKWGLPPVLFIAGVLTPLAVLAVALAAAGAFPKFWFWNVIYASSYARGSTLAEGVANLAYQLRLMAPLAGFAVVAAGGFIASRNRLVLALLAASVLAILPGLYFRNHYFIQMLPAVALAVGIGVAVAARRFGSGAGVALFVACAGLSIGHDATLLFSASPVAFSRTVYGSNPFPEAVDVAAWIRAHTAPTDTIAVLGSEPEIYFYAGRPAATGYLYMYGLLEEQPHAQAMQTEMTAEIEAAKPTIIVAVNVSLSWLLREGSVNKIFAWAENYIALDYDEVGLVEIGEGASKPIWGADAAGTIPGAENYLLIYRRKPGV; encoded by the coding sequence ATGAAGAAGCAGAGCGCGCGTGAGGCGAAGCCGCTGTGGGCGTGGACCCTTCTCGCGCTGGCGGCGCTGCTCGTCATCGCCGTGCGCCTGCGCCTCGCATCGTTCCCTCTCGAGCGCGACGAGGGGGAGTACGCCTGGATCGGGAGCGGCCTCCTGAACGGGATCGCTCCCTACCTGCACGCTTACACGATGAAGATGCCGGGGATCGACACCGTCTACGCGCTCGCGATGGCCATGGGAGGACGATCGGTGACGGCGATCCGCGTCGCCCTACTCCTGGCCAACCTCCTCACGATGGGAGCGATCGTCGCCATCGGACGGCGCCTTTGGGATGACGCCGCGGGAGCCGTCGCCGCGGCGGCGTACGGCGTCATGGCGCTCTCGATCTCCCTCATGGGCTTCGCGGCCCACGCGACGCACTTCGTCGTTCTCTTCGTCGTGGCCGGCTTGCTCCTCTTGCTTCGCGAGCGTTGGTTCACCGCCGGGATCCTCTTCGGCGTCGCGATCACGATGAAGCAGCACGGCGCGGCGTTCGCGTTGATGCCGCTCGTCCTCCGGAGAAATGAAAGAAAATGGGGACTGCCCCCAGTTCTATTCATCGCCGGCGTGCTCACGCCTCTCGCCGTCCTGGCGGTCGCGCTCGCGGCGGCCGGCGCGTTTCCGAAGTTCTGGTTCTGGAACGTCATCTACGCGTCGTCGTACGCCCGCGGCTCGACGCTCGCCGAAGGGGTCGCCAATCTCGCCTACCAGCTTCGGCTCATGGCCCCGCTCGCCGGGTTCGCGGTCGTTGCGGCAGGGGGATTCATCGCGTCGCGAAATCGGCTCGTCCTCGCGCTCCTCGCGGCGTCGGTCCTCGCCATCCTGCCCGGCCTCTACTTCCGGAACCACTACTTCATCCAGATGCTGCCGGCCGTGGCGCTCGCGGTCGGGATCGGCGTCGCCGTGGCGGCACGGCGATTCGGGTCCGGCGCGGGGGTCGCTCTGTTCGTCGCGTGCGCCGGCCTGTCGATCGGGCACGACGCGACGCTCCTCTTTTCGGCGTCGCCGGTCGCGTTCTCCCGCACCGTCTACGGGAGCAATCCGTTCCCCGAGGCGGTCGACGTCGCGGCCTGGATCCGCGCGCACACCGCGCCCACCGACACGATCGCGGTCCTCGGCTCGGAGCCCGAGATCTACTTCTACGCGGGCCGGCCCGCGGCGACCGGCTATCTCTACATGTACGGCCTCCTCGAAGAGCAGCCGCATGCGCAGGCGATGCAGACGGAGATGACCGCGGAGATCGAGGCCGCGAAGCCCACGATCATCGTCGCCGTCAACGTTTCGCTCTCGTGGCTCCTCCGCGAGGGCTCGGTCAACAAGATCTTCGCGTGGGCGGAGAACTACATCGCGCTCGACTACGACGAGGTCGGCCTCGTCGAGATCGGCGAGGGCGCGTCGAAGCCGATCTGGGGCGCCGATGCCGCCGGGACGATCCCCGGCGCCGAGAATTACCTCCTCATCTACAGGCGGAAGCCCGGCGTCTGA